Below is a window of Plutella xylostella chromosome 15, ilPluXylo3.1, whole genome shotgun sequence DNA.
ACATTAGATGTCAATACACTTACACTATTGTTTGATGATGTAACGATCGTACAAGTAATTGATGTTGATGAAAACGATAATAGATTTTGATCTCTTGACAGTCGTACGCACAACGTATTAGTAATCGAAATATCACGTGATAAATACTATGCAGATACACAAGTAGTTAACAAAGTAGAGCTGATGCTTACACTCCAAGAACACGGTAAAAGAAGAAATATaacttaaacttaaaataaaagagtGCATTACTTTCATGAGTCCTATGAATTGCATGAGTCCTATGATATACAATTATTGTAGGTAATTGTCATTTGTTAGTTTTCAAGgggaaaaaaactttatttaccaGGCATAagaatctgtcaatcaaaTTTCATGTGGCTCTtgctatatttttaaaagtataaacTTGAAAGTGTAAGCTGCCTCTGCCACCATTATAAGGTAAACCTTCTTATAGAGTCTTATACCAAGGCCAAAATAAGACCAGCATGAGTTGGCTAAAACCATACCAGTCCTAAATCCTTTGATCTTTATTACATAAGCAGTAACGAGTGATTTTCGTTGCTCAATAAATCGAGAGAATAAGTCTTCGTGGGCAGTTCTGAGAGCCTGTCCAGACGGAGCGTTTTGCGCGCGTAAGCTCTCGCGCGTTTCAATTTATGTTGCGTCCAGATGCTGCGTTTTACGCGCGTTGCTACGCGCGGTGTCTGGCGGACGGATTCAGCCAGTTTTAAAAATGGAGCCTCTCACAGCGGTTGTGTTGTGGCTTGCGTACCGTCGATGGAAACGTCGTAAACGTAGAGAAAGTCGAAGATTTAACGTGCATCCAATTCTACGAGACAGAATGACGCAAAGTATGTTTATAACATTATACCCAAAGCTGAGAGAACACAACGAAAAGTTTTTCAATTACTTCCGGATGTCAGTAACATCGTTCGATGATTTGCTAAAACTTATACAAGATGATTTGACACCCAACAGAATCTATGTGCTAAAGGATACTGTTTCTGCCGAAGAAAAACTCGTGATTACTTTgaggtaataatatttattatttttatacttttttccCTTAATCAATTTAACAATCTCGGTATAGCTCCATCAATTCACTCTCTTGGGAATCTTGAGTAGACGCCGGTGATGGGTTATTGTAGTTAGACGCCGGTGATGGGTTATTGTAGTTAGACGCCGGTGATGGGTTATTGTAGTTAGACGCCGGTGATGGGTTATTGTAGTTAGACGCCGGTGATGGGTTAGATTGGGAATTGCGTTGTCCAGTGCAATAACGTGAAAACGAAGATGCTGAAGGGTCTGTTTCGTTATATCCTGTATCGTTAAAAAATCCTCTTTGTCCGCGGTGTGTCATTCCTGCTTGGTGATTATATTGTGGTGAAGGTGCAGGTGAAGGAATATAATGTGAAGGTGAATGACATGGGGCTCGTTGAGCTTTTTGGAGCACATTCATTAAATCAATTTTAGCTTGAAGCCTCATTTCTTCAGGTACTTTAATAAGCTCCTTATGCAGTGACAAACAAAATagtttatcatcatcagactCCGATGTTTGTGGCTGATTTCTAGGTGCTAAATTTTTGCTTATAATGGCAAGAAATTCCTCATCGGCTGcgttcattttttttttctttttcggcTGGCTAACTGGAGGTCTCATAACATCTTCCCCGTCGCCAGAAATGTCTTGTTCTTCAGGTGCAGCAGGCGAGGAAACGATGTTGCTATCAGTAGTTTTATTGCGTGTCGATCGTTCGAGGAACATCAAACgttcaaaatatatatatttatttttgctgGCTTTTGATCCAGACGGTGTGGTTTTTATCCTTTTCATTTCTCTGACAAAGCCATCACGCAATCCTTTCCACTTCTTTTGCAATAACATtcctgaaataataaaaaaaatattgaaacgaccttactaaatatttatatttaataacatttttttttcagatattTGGCTACAGGATGTTATTTTGCGGACTTGCATTATGCCTACAGATTGGGAAAGTCGACAATTATCGAAATAGTACAGAAAACTTGTTACGTCATATGGCTAAAACTGCAAAATATAGTGATGAGAGAACCTACGAAAGCAGAATGGGAAGAGATTTCAAAACAATTCCAAAAGTATACACATTTTCCAAATTGTATCGGCGCCGTAGATGGCAAGCATTTCCGTATCATAAAGCCTGACCATTCTGGGTctcttttctataactataagaattatttttcaaCTGTTTTATTGGCTGTATGCGAtgcaaattattgttttatttctgtaGATATCGGCGCATATGGCAAAAGTAGTGACTCCACAATTTTCAAAGACTCcgttttgtataaaaaacttGTCGACAAAACTTTAGATATTCCAGACCCAAAGCCAATATCGCAAACAGATACAACTCCCTTGCCACACGTGATTGTAGGTGATGAGGCGTTTGGTCTATCTGAAAACGTAATGCGCCCTTATTGCGGTAAATCTCTAACAaccaaaaaaagaattttcaactATCGCCTATCCAGAGCCCGGCGTTACATTGAATGTTCCTTTGGTATTTTGGTAAATAAATGGAGAATATTTCATAGACCATTAAATGTTGACATTGAGTTTGCAGAAAACATCATTAAAGCTTGTTGTGTCCTTCATAATTACGTAAGGTTAAGAGATGGTTATAGATATGATGACACTCTGTACGAAACTTCCCTAAATAGTTTGAACTGTGAGGCAGTGAGGCCTAATGCGAGATCTAAGAATATAAGAGACAGATTCGctgattattttgtaaatgaaGGGAAAATCCCTTGGCAAGACAAGATGGTATAGTAGTTTGTAGTAGCCTACGTAGTTTAAGAAAtaatcttattaaataaagtaattgtCACTTACCCAacgtttttttcttttcgtcGGAATCACCAGCTTCGCAAAAAATTTCGACTATTTCTTCCCAATTCCTACGTTTAATGAGTCTATTTGCGTAATCAGCAGATTCCATATCCCATATGGCTATTCTCTTTTCAACTTCTTCAATTAAAAGTTCGGTGTCGAAGTTATCGCGCTCCATTTCAAATCTAAATACGTCCACTCTCTATGGACACGCGCATACTACTGAACGCTCCAATGCCGCCAGAGTATCTCGACTCGCGCGGCGCTCGCGCGTAAAACGAGCGAGTCGAGAGTCGGGCGCATGACACGCGTTTTACGCGCGAGTTTTGAAACGCGCGAGAGCATCTGGACGGAGTGCTTGTAGCTCTAGTGCCTCGGGAACGCGCGAGTGTCTACGCGCGTAAGCTTACGCGCGCAAAACGCTCCGTCTGGACAGGCTCTGAGTTGCTCCGTGGTTGCTCCCGACATGTTTTTGGACAACCAAAATCATGTTGTATGACGAAAACTGATTTTTTAtctaaatattgtttttgaaCTTTGTAAATCACTGTTTTTAATGTAGTAATCTTCGATATGAAcaaaaagtgtttataaaaaataaataagtacataaaaactccttaagtaattattttatggTTAAATCGATTTTAAAGTATCTACACTTTTCATCACATCTTTTTAGTCAaggattttataaatttattgatgCCCAGGCACCGATCACCACTGGTGAACCGCCCGTTTCCTCAGCAAAGGCATCGTTAGCGACAATGCGATGTCATTGATACAGATATCGGCGAACTAAGGCGATTACTGACGACGCCATATACGGCGCGGGCGCAGCCTCCTCACTCCACCTTACGAGAAACTAAccgcgactctatctcgttgctaTAAACGTACCTACCGGTTGCATGACAGCATGtttttgtcaagctagagCAACTCCTGGTCATTAAGACTGAAAGAAATACGCCGCCGTAGTACAATAGTGAGAATGGGCGAGTTCGATTCTTGTTACTGTAACATATTATGAGCGAAGAGATCGCTAGTTACGAGGCAAACTTATGTGTAGTCTCAATGGTGTGAAACAATGCGACCACCCCTACCAAACAGAGAGATTGTGACCAAATCCTCAACAGTAGCAGCACCatagtacttaataaatacaaacagaAAGAAACAGCAATctcaatatttgttttaagtgCCTTCTTGCAAAAAGCTAATATAACCGTTTTAATCCCAAAACTGCTTTCAAATCTTTATGTAAAATGTCCAAGAACTCCGTGTATTGGGCTTAAAACCTGTATTATCTACACACGGCGTACCAAATTTAATGCAGCCCAGCATTTGTCAGTGTTAAAGCTATAATTAGTGGTTCTAGCACAAAGCGGCCAGGTGAACGATACAACTCCCCGGTTGCGCAAGCGCTAAACATATTAACCAACAGTTAATTGAATCTGGAGGATATGCACGTTTGGTTTGTTACACTTTCTAGTCCATGTTCTCAGGAGAGGATCTTTCAAACTcctaaagtaggtacagtcagctgcataagtagcatTGTCAGTTTGTTATGTAGCTACATATTTTGACAAggaacaaaagtgtatagctactaatgcagctgaccgtacctgTAAATATTGAAAGTCTTTCTATGAAGCGCTTTCAGTAAAAATGATTCCAAAGATATAGAAAAAATAAGAAAGAAAACAAAGTTTGTGTTTACATCAAAGGTGAAGAAGTTTAAAGGTTATCGCGGTCAAATAAGCCATAACTCTTTGTTGACAAAAAAGCGTCTACCTGCGACTTCGAGATCGAGGCTGAAACCCGTgacaaactaaataataataaaaaagttaactaGTCTACTTCGAATAAGTTACAATACGAATATAACGATTGaaatatctatttaaaaaactttaaattatcTTTATCCTTTagctgtaataaaaaaaggctttaggtataataaatatgttagaTAATTTAGTATTCATATACATATCTACACGACTAATTTAATAttctaaaactaaattaaagcTAAGCTTCATATTAATCGGATGCCAGCGGCTCGCGGAGTCACAACAttaatttatcaaataaattattggaGGGATTACTGTAATATTGAAACTGTGGTTTGCTTTCCAAATTACAGCATTTAGGATAAtcataaatagtaaattttgagCTGTCTCATTTCTACCTCTCTTAATTATCCTACATAATATGGTAGCAAGTTTAGTAGGTAGCACAGGGTAAGATGTATAGTACAGTATGTTGCAAAAGCAGTAGAGTAATCCGAAAGGTCCATCCGAACTCTCCAGGGACTCATTTTGGCCCTGTTTAGTTTTCTACGGCTTTAAACGCGcaaaattcgcgaatattttttgtttctcaTGGAATTATTgttgatcacgtgactttgTTGGTCAATTCATCAGAATGCGCCCCTAAATCACCGCCTCTTCGAAAAACACTGTagcgacaccctgtataaagtaATTTCTCATAATCCAACATCACAAATACGAAAGTCGGCTGAAACTATCAGGCCCGCAGCAAGAGATGCTATCTTTGAATTTATTGCaggctgcgccggcgcagggctaattcattattattcataGCATATGAGCTCTTGAAGGCAAACCTATTCTTTATTAGGTGAGCACAGGTATGCCGCTAACGGGAATACAATCTGGTAATCTGGTTTTAGAAGAAACGTAGAGGGTAAATTGAGTTTATTAACTTGCCTAAGCATTATAGCTATATATAAGAACCGACTTTGTCTAATGCTCTTGTATGTATTGTTGGGCTGTTTTGTAGACGTCCGTTTCGTGAACAATACTTACCGCCTTTAGCAAGAACTGtctcattattttaaattttgttatttttgcgAATGAAGCCTTTTCTGCCCTTTAAAATGGGTTGTAAGTTTTTTAACGATCAATTTCCGAGCGTCGCCGCCGAAAAAGGGCGACCAAGTTGCCCTGCTCTCTTTTTAGCAAACTCGCTCGTTATTCTGGACAACGAAACTTTCCCAAAGCTTACCTAATTCGGCACTTATTCATATTATTCATTTAAAGCAAAGATTCCGTAATACTATATGCCCGTTTATTCGAAAGTTTTAATAATCAAATTCAATACCTAGAGGTGGAAACTTGTGCAACATAAGTTACTCTTTAATTGTTAAgtattgaatattttaaattagttaagttttttcaatttcagcgtacaaaatttcatatttCCAGTGATACCAACTATAAAATGGCGTAGTAGCAATGAATTATCTCTAATATTGGACATACTTTTAGACCCCTCTAAGTGGCTCTTCAAATCCCTCAACGACAACGGCAACGATCCTCGCTCTCTGAAGCCACCACGTCCCGAATAGGGATCCAGGATCCAGAAGACAGGACAGTAAGCCGGACCGTCCACCGCCGCCCATTGTTTCACAGTCGCCCGGGCCAACCGGTCCGGGTCCCATTCGCCCGGCCAACCGGTCCGGCGGTGATGGCACCGAAACGCGCATCGGTGACGCATCCAGACGTAGGACGGTATTTAGGTATAGTTTAGATGTCTGTAAGCGGACCATGTATTATATTATCGTAATGGTCATATAAAAAGCAGAGGTTAAGAAGTCACTTCA
It encodes the following:
- the LOC125489643 gene encoding protein ALP1-like, with product MEPLTAVVLWLAYRRWKRRKRRESRRFNVHPILRDRMTQSMFITLYPKLREHNEKFFNYFRMSVTSFDDLLKLIQDDLTPNRIYVLKDTVSAEEKLVITLRYLATGCYFADLHYAYRLGKSTIIEIVQKTCYVIWLKLQNIVMREPTKAEWEEISKQFQKYTHFPNCIGAVDGKHFRIIKPDHSGSLFYNYKNYFSTVLLAVCDANYCFISVDIGAYGKSSDSTIFKDSVLYKKLVDKTLDIPDPKPISQTDTTPLPHVIVGDEAFGLSENVMRPYCGKSLTTKKRIFNYRLSRARRYIECSFGILVNKWRIFHRPLNVDIEFAENIIKACCVLHNYVRLRDGYRYDDTLYETSLNSLNCEAVRPNARSKNIRDRFADYFVNEGKIPWQDKMV
- the LOC119693652 gene encoding uncharacterized protein LOC119693652 gives rise to the protein MERDNFDTELLIEEVEKRIAIWDMESADYANRLIKRRNWEEIVEIFCEAGDSDEKKKTLGMLLQKKWKGLRDGFVREMKRIKTTPSGSKASKNKYIYFERLMFLERSTRNKTTDSNIVSSPAAPEEQDISGDGEDVMRPPVSQPKKKKKMNAADEEFLAIISKNLAPRNQPQTSESDDDKLFCLSLHKELIKVPEEMRLQAKIDLMNVLQKAQRAPCHSPSHYIPSPAPSPQYNHQAGMTHRGQRGFFNDTGYNETDPSASSFSRYCTGQRNSQSNPSPASNYNNPSPASNYNNPSPASNYNNPSPASNYNNPSPASTQDSQESELMELYRDC